GGGTTTTGATCGCGTGCTGCTAACAGATTTTCTTCATGCATTATTTTAATAATGTTACTTGCCGACAAGAAACCAACATAGCTTGTATTTTGTGTGATAATAATACCGCTTGATTCTGCATTGTTTGAGTATAGTTCAATGATTGTTGTAATGTCACTGCGAATATCTGTAGAAGGACATTTGACAATAAAGTTTTTTAGCCTTGAAGTATCTTTGTTTTCATTTAACAAGAGTGACATACCGTAAGGAGAATAGAGATACTCTTTGATCTGAGACTCGTAAAAAATGCCGACTGGCTCGTTACTGTTATTGACTACAGGTACGACAGGAATATTCTTTTTTTCTTTAAAGTATTCTACTACTTTTTGCATTGAATATTTCGATTTTATCGGTTCGATATGATCGATGTATTTGAGAATATTTCCACCTTTTTTTTCCCGTTTGTCGTTTTTGATAACCTCTACAACATGAGGATATTTTTTCTGGATTTCTTCGACATTAAGAGTCGGTTTTTGAATAAAATATCCTTGGGCAAAATGGCATCCGATCTCTTTACAGGTAAGATATTCTTTTTCAGTTTCAACACCTTCTGCAATCACTTTGATTCCCAGATCTATGGCAAGATGTGTAATACTTTTTACCATCATCTTTTTCTTGGTATCTTTCTCTATGTTTTGTAAAAAATATCTATCGATTTTAATAATATCTGGAGTAGAATCAAAAAGCAGTTTATAACCTGCATAACCTACACCAAAGTCATCTATAGCAATACAGTAATTAGAATTTTTATAGTGTTGCAGTACTTGTTCCATACCAAAAATATCTGCTACTTCGTGGCGTTCTGAGATCTCAAAACATATATTTTCTTGTTTAATATTGAGTTCTTGTAAAATTTTACTTGTATTTCCGGGAGTAAAGTCAGACATCTCAAAAAGTCTGTTGTCAAGATTGTAAAATAGTTTTAGATTGTCATAGTTTTCAATTAGAGTAAATTTTTTAATCGCTTTTCTTCTGAGGGCTAAATCAAAGCAATAGAGACGTCCCTCTTTATACATTATGTCAAATACTTCGAAGATTGAACGACAGCCAATATCTCTAAAGTTTCTAAGGAGTGCCTCAACCGCATATATTTTTCCTGTATTTATATTTACAATCGGTTGAAAGGCTATATCCAGTAATTCAAGTTTTTCTTTACAATCATCATGGATATGACATTCGGTACTTTTATAGTCCAAAGTATCTATCCTTTTGTTTTTGTTTGATCTTATCGATTGAGACAACGATAAAACTGTCAATACAGTCTGAGAAGTCAGGATCTACATTATATGCACAAAATTGTATACCTCCTTCTTCACATAACTCACTGTATTGTTTATAAAGTGTAGGGACACTAGCTCCTATAGAACTCAGAGATCTTTTCAGTATTTTAAAATTTTCTTTTTGATCGTCTGAAGCGAATTCTTTTGTAAGCGTTTTAGTCAAATCTTTGTCACTTTTAAAGTTGTAAGGAATTTTTGCAGTAACCAGGTTTTGTGTGTCTTTATAAGTTTGATCGTAAAAATAAAGGATCATGTCTTTTGCAGTTTTCGGTAAGGCTGCACTGAGTGAAACAGGACCAAACATATAGTGAATCTGTGGATTGTTTTTGAGGTATGCTCCAATTCCATACCATAGATAATCTAGTGCACGGCTTCCCCAGTATTTAGGTTGAACAAAACTGCGTCCAAGTTCTATGGCATCATCTAGATAAGGTAAAAAGTTTTCATTAAAATCAAAGAGAGTTGTCGTATAAAGTGCTTCAACACCTTTTGTTTCAACAATCTCTTTACACTCTGCTATTCTATAAGCTCCTACAATTTCAAGCTCTTCATTGTCCCATAAAATGATATGTTTGTAATATCTGTCATACTTGTCTATATCACGTTTTTTATTGATACCTTCACCAACTTTTCTAAATGATACTTCTCTTAAACGGCCAATCTCATTGATCACAATAGAGTTTTTATCATCACTTGAATAAAGGTAGATAGACTTTCCGTCTTTCGTTTCACCCAGAAGTTGAGAGCTTTTTAACTCTTTTCTTAACATTTTAGGATTTTCAGGATGGGCTATCGCCTTTTGAGTTAAAAAGTAGTTTTTTTTAGACTTAAGGCTATAGAGGTGTTTCTTGTAAAGATCGATCAATTGCTCTTGTTCAATCCCTTTAGGCATAGTGTTTTCTGAAGGAATAAGTTCACCAACAACCATCTCAATTGTATTGTTTCTTTGTTTGAACATCTCATTTGGCAGAAGTGCAGTTGAGAGTTTTTTGTTTAGCGCAGAAACCGAATAAAAAGTTTTTGAGTTTTTCCCGCCGATATAGATAGGAAGTATTGGTGAGTGTGTTCTATATGCAAATTTTAGAAAACCTTTCTTCCATTTTTTATCTTTAATTCCTGTTGGTGTAGCACGACTTACTTCACCTGAAGGGAAGATGATGATTGCTTCTTCGTTTTCTAGTGCTTCATATACTTTTTCGATAGATTCCTTCTTCTGTTTTGCAGTAAAAGCATTGACATTCAGAAGAAGAGGACGAAGGTTTTCAAAGATATCTAGAAAATCATTTGCTACCACCTTAATATCTTTTCTCACTTTTGAAACAAGTTTGATAAGTGAAAGTGCATCAAGGGCACCTAAAGGATGATTTGCGATGATTACAACACGCCCTGTTGCAGGAATGTTTTCAATCTCTTTATCGTTTACATAGAAATTGAAGTTAAAGTATTCTAATACTTCATCAATAAACTCGTAACTACCGAGATGAACATTTTTTTCCATAAATTTGTTGATTTCGTCTTGGTGAATTACAGAATCTGCAAATTTTGAAACGGCAGATTTTATAAGTTTTGAGTTTTTAAGTCTTGGGTATTTGTTTAGCAGCGTTTGTTCTATATCTATCATTATGCAATTCTTTGAATATTAACATACCAATCTTCATTGAAATATCTTACTTTGTCTATCAGTTTGATATACAATGCATTTTCTGTTAATTCTAAATTTTTTATATATTCTTGAGGAACATCAAGTTCATAATACAAATGATCTTCGATAACATTGAGGCTTAGTTCTTCTTGAGCATATCCCAAGTATTCCAGCTTCTTAGTTTGTATGCTAAACTCACGCATTTTCATGTTTATTCCTTAGAAATATTATGAAATGATAAGCTAGCTAGATTACATTTGGATTACAAAAAGAGTTGATTAGAAGTGGATTGTAAAAGTGGAACCTTTATTTTCTTCACTTGCTATTGTGAGTTTAAAACTATGTAGTTTAATGATGTTGTCAACCAAGAATAGTCCCAGTCCAAGAGAATTGTTCCAAGTGTTTTTATGTACACGGTAAAACTTGCTAGTGATATTTTCAAGGTCTTTTTGACTAATACCGATTCCGGTATCGATGATGTCAATATGTAAATGATCAAAATTGATGACGACTTCATCTTCAGAGTATTTAATTGCATTTTCTATTAAATTAGAAAAGACGATACTCATCATTGTAGGATCTGCATGGATCTGTTGTTCTTTTGGACCGTTAATAAGTATTTCACGACCTGGATAGTTAATCTTGATATTTTCTGCACAATCTTCAAGAAGTTCACCTAAACTGAATGTACTTACTTTTAAAGACTGTTGATGTGAATCGAGTTTTAGTGAAAGACGAAGCGTATCAATAAGTTCACTCAGTTTTGTTCCGTTATTATGGATCTTTGTTAAAAATTTTTGTCGGATGTTTTGATTAATGTTAGGATCTTCAAGTAAAGTTTGGGAATATCCATTTACAATGGCAATAGGATTTTTAAATTCATGAGAAATTGCCGAGATAATGTCATCTTTTTGTTTATTAAGATCTTTGAGTTTATTTGTATATTTTGATTTTTTCTTCTCTTGTTTTACAATGATTTGAGAAACTTTTGTTAAGAGTTTTGTAATGAGTGCAAATTCCTGTGAATACTCTGATTGAATGAAAGTCGATTTTTGTTTTTTTACCATCGATTTTAAAAAATTGATAATGTTGCTTACTTCATGTTCAACTTGGGAATTGATTTTATATGTCACGTAAAAGATAGCAATAAAAAAGAGTGTCAGGGCAGAAAATATTTTTAGAGCAAGCTGAAGCATTTTTTCTATGATTCCTCGAAGTTCTACTGCCATTCTAACGTAAATTGTTTTCTCTTGAATAGTATATTTTTTTGCTACATAAAGCAGATCGAGATTCAGTGTGTTTGAGTGCCTTTTTTTAAAACCGTACTCCTCTAAATCGGCTTGCATAATCTCTTCGCGGTAACGATGATTTTCCATTTGGGTTTTGTCTTTGTGTGATTCGGCTATTACAATACCATCTGCATCGATAATCGTTATTCTAATACCGAGCTGTTCTTTGACCTGTTGTACAAGCTTATCAAGATCGGTATCTTTATTAATTTGAAGAGTAATAAGCTGAATATCTTGTAGAAGAGATTTTTTTGTGTTTTCAAGGTAAAAATCGTATTCCCAGAAATAGACGATACTGCCTATGATTACAGAGAGTACGAAGAAAAGTGCTAAAAATTTTCTTAGAACTATTTCATGAAACTTTAGCACTTTTTACCCTTGTCTTATGAAGCTTGTAATGAGCCGCCTACGTTAGCGTAGAGCAGGAGATTTGCCATAGAAATAGCACGGCCAGCAATTTTTTCGCTTTTTCTTAAAGCTCTTAACATTCTATGGTATTTTTCAAATTCTCCACTTGATGTTTCCGCTTTTTGAATTAGATTTTTCTCAATCATTGAGTAAAGATCGTCAGTTTTATTCTCTTCGATTAACACTTCTTCATATCTTTCTCTTAATTCATCAGAATCATTACAGCTTATCATGCTTACAGCAGTTTTAACAGCTCTGATTGTAGAGTTTTGCATAGGGATAGCATATTCAGAAATAGTATCTTCTTCCAAATCAGTACAAATATCCGTAAAACCTCTGATGAAGCTTCTCGTATTTGCACATGCACGAGAAAGTTCGTTAGTGATTTTAAAATAAGCCACTACTTGTCTAAGATCTTTTGCTTCCGGTGTATATAGAGCTAAAATTTTGATAATCAGGTTATCTATTTCATTTGTTTTTGAAGAGATGTTTTTAATATAATCTCTTGCATTATTGAATTTTTCTACATTACAGTCTGTAATAGCGTCAACGATGATCTCATTCGCCGTTACAAGATCATTTCCAATATTGATAAGTTTCTCTTGAACTTCATTTACGCTTGTTTTAAATGTTTGTAACATCTCATCTCTCCTTTTTATCCAAAACGACCAGTAATATAGTCTTCTGTTTGTTTTTCTGTAGGATTTAAGAATATAGTTTCTGTTTTGTCATATTCTATCAAATCACCTAAATACATAAATGCAGTGTAATCACTGATACGGCTTGCTTGCTGCATGTTGTGTGTAACGATAGCGATACTTACTTCATTTTTCAGCTCTACAATTAGCTCTTCAATTGCACCAGTTGAAATAGGGTCTAGTGCAGAAGTTGGTTCGTCAAAAAGTAAAACTTCAGGTTTTACTGCAACAGCCCTTGCAATACAAAGACGTTGTTGCTGCCCACCTGAAAGACCCATTGCAGACTTATCAAGTCTGTCGTGAACCTCTTTCCAAAGAGCAGAACCTTTTAAAGCTGCTTCAACCCTGTCTTGAAGTTCTGTTTTATTTTTGATACCTGCAATTTTAAGACCATAAGCGACATTATCAAAAATACTCATTGGAAATGGAGTTGGTTTTTGAAAAATCATTCCTACTTGTTGACGAAGTTTGATAAATTCATTCTCTTTTTTGATATCTAAGATATTGTTGTATTTTCCGCTTTCTAGATCAAGAAGTTCAATTTTTCCGTCATATTTATTTCCAGGGTATAGATCATGGATTCTATTTAGCGAGCGAAGCAGTGTTGATTTTCCACAACCACTCGGACCGATAAGAGCTGTAATTTTATTTTGCTCGATCGGTAGATTGATGTTTTTTAATGATGGGTTATCCACACCTGCGTATGTAAAAGAGAACTTTTTAATTTTCATAATTGCCATATTGCTATATCCTTATTTCTTATGTCTTGTGATATATCTACCACTTAAATTGATGATCAGAACTAAAACTGTTAGTATAAATGAAGCTGCCCAAGCTAAATCTCTACTAGATTGTTCTGGTTCGTTCGCTAAGTTATAAATACTTACCGAAAGTGACGGGAAACTCTCTGTAAGATTCAAGCTAAAATAGTTTGATGTCTCAGATGTAAAAAGAAGCGGTGCTGTTTCCCCTATAATTCTTGCAAATGCAAGTAAAATACCTGTCATTATACCTACTTTAGCCGCTTTTATAACAATGTTGATAATTACTTTGTATTTACTGGCTCCAAGTGCAATTCCAGCTTCACGTAGTTCACGAGGGACAAGTGAAAGCATAGAATCGGTTGTATTAATAACAACGGGAATCATCATAATGGCAAGTGCAATAGAACCTGCATATCCACTTGTACCACCAGTTGGTACAACAATAACTGCATATACGAATGCCCCGATTACAATTGAAGGTGCAGACATCATCACATCACTAAGGTCTCTGATGAAAGATGCATATCTTCCACGACCGTATTCTTGAATATAAATACCGGCAGTCATACCGATTGGAATACCGATTAATGAAGCAAGAGCGGCTAAAATCAATTGTCCAATAATAAGGTTACGTAAACCACCTTCAACCAAGTCATTTAAAAAGAGGCTAAAGTGAAAAGAACTTAATCCTTTTATAAACAGAGTAACTAAAATCCATCCTAAAAATGCAAGACCTATCAGTGCTGAAAGGATAGAGAGTGCTAAAAAGATTTTATTTAAAAGAAGTCTCATTATTTAGCCTTTCTAAGAAAATAAAATTTCGCAAGTGAAATAACACAGAAACTGATCACAAAAAGTAAAAGTGCCAAATAAAACAGTGCACTCTCTCCCATACCACTTGCTTCACCGAAGTTATTTGCCATAGCAACAGGAATAGAAATTGTCGGATCGTTAATTGCACCCGGTAAAGAAAAAACAGAACCGATTAGAAACGCTACAGCCATTGTTTCCCCAAGAGCACGTCCTAGGGCTAAAATAATTGAACCTATTATACCTACTTTAGAGTATGGAAAAATAATATCTTTAATAACTTCAAATTTTGTAGCACCAAGTGCATACGCGGATTCTTTTAAAACACTCGGTGTAGTATTCATACTATCACGTGTGATTGCTGCCATAAACGGTAAGATCATAACGCCAAGAACAAGACCTGCCGTTAAAAGTGAAACTTGATAGCCACCTACGATATCAGCGATAATAGGTGCAAAATAGTAAAGTCCCCACATACCGAAAATAATCGACGGAATAGCTGCTAAAAGCTCAATGGCAATACCTACTATATTTGAGATATTTTTAGGTGCAATTTCTGATAAAAATACGGCAATACCCATTGCTATAGGTAAAGCGAAAATAAGGGCAATAAGTGTTGAAAGAATTGAACCGACAATTGGGATCCATCCACCATACACCGTTTTTGTATTTTTATTCAGTAAGCCATCATCTAACATCCAATCATCTTCATCAGCAGTTTCATCTGTATTGGTTGTTGTAGCAGGAGTCACAGGAGCATTGTCGATAACTACCTCTTTATTCCAATCGGGATCTGTTATAAAGCCCAAACCAAATTCATCTATTGCAGGCTTAGCAGCATGAAATAAAGTAATGAATATCCCGATAAGAATAACGAGAACTAAAGAAGCACTACTCAATGAGAGTTTTTGAAATATTTTTTCCATCGACAAACCTAAAAATTAAAAAAATTACGGAATTATATATAAAATAAGATTACAAGAGGATTACACGAAAAAGGGGAGGGGGTGAAAAAGGTATTATTTAATACCTTTTTCTGCCCAGTATGTGTCAATTTTAGCTGTTAAAGATTCAGGAAGTGGAACGAAACCTAAACTTTTAGCAATCTCTTGACCATTTTTGTATGACCATGCATAGAATGTAGTTACTTTTTTATCCATGTCAGCTTTTTCTGCTGGAACTAAGATGAATGTAGCAGCTACCATTGGGTAAGAATCTTCACCAGCTGGGTCAGCGATTACTGCATAGAAATCTTTAGCAGGATTTAAATCAGCTTTAGCAGCAGCAGCTTGGAAGTATTTTAGTTCTGGTTTAATATATTTACCAGCTTTGTTTTCTACAGCAGCCATTGCAATATTGTTGTTTTTAGCATCAGCATAATCCATATAACCAACAGAGAATGGAGTTTGTTTGATAAGTGCAGCTACACCAGAGTTTGTTTTACCACCGATATGTTGTGAACCTGGCCAGTTAAGTGCTTTTTTCGCACCAAATTCAGCTCTCCAGTCTTTAGATACTTTTGAAAGGAAGTAAGTGTAGTTGTATGTAGTACCACTACCGTCAGCACGGTGAACGAAAGTTACTTTTTCGTGTGGAAGTTTCATACCTTTGTTAGCAGATGCGATTACTGCATCATCCCAGTAAGCAACTTTACCGCTTGAGATTGCAACGATAGCGTCACGGCTTAATTGAAGGTTTTCAAGACCTGGAACATTGTAACCCATTGTGATAGCACCAACTACACCAGGGAATTGGTAAAGTTTGTTTTCTTTTAAGTCTTTTGGAGAAAGAGGAGCATCAGTTCCAGCAAAATCAACTGCACGTGCTTGAGCATCTTTGATTCCTTTTGAAGAACCTTTTTTGATATAGTCAATTTTTACACCAGTTTCTTTGTTGTATGCTTTAATCCATTTTTGGTAAACACTATAAGGGAAAGAAGCACCACTACCTTTGATAACATCACTAGCACTTAAGCCACCAGCTAATACTGTTGCAGCAAGAGCAATTTTAACCATTTTTGTCATTTTGAATTACCTTCTTGTTTTTTTTAAGATGCGAAAGTATAAAACAATAAGGTTACAGATTGATTACATATGAAGAGTATACCCAGACAGAGTCTGGATATATTGATTAAGGAGAAATGAAATTTGAAATTTGTTTATTAGAATTTTATAATTGCATCTAATTGCACACGCTCATAGTCTGCAGCTGGTTTAGTAGAACCATTTCTTTGTCCATAAAGTGTGTTATAAAAGAATGTTCCAGCAAGGTATGTATTTTTGCCAAATTTATATTTTGTTCTAATCGCATGTCCTCTAGCAGCACTACCACCACCGAAGTTATCAGAGTCACTATGATCACCAAGTACAGCATCTTCTTGAATATCAGTATAAGAATACTTCACTTGCCAATCATGAACATTTTTTGCTTTACCTATTTGAAAAGCTAAATCATATCCAAAGTTTTTATTGCTTGCTGCAGCATTGTATGCTACTCCAGCAGCAACTGTAAAAGGTTTACCAAATACATCTTTAAATTTTAACTCTGCAAACCCTTCAACAATGTGGAAATCGTTTTCATATACATCAGCTCCAGATAAATCTGTTACAAATGTATTACCCATTTTTTTACCATCGTCTTCAGGATAATACATAGCAGTATTCCCTTTTAAACCGTCATAGTAATAAATACCTGCACCTAAGTTTAATTGAGAGTTGTCAAATTTCATTTTCTCAACATATTGTGCAAAATATAGATTAACATTATCTCTTGAGTTGATTCTTTCAGCATATGTTGGTTGATTAGCACCTACGTTAATGATTCTAGAGTCATTTTCATAGTTATAACTTAAACCATTGAACGATAAGTCGTTATCCCAAATAAGCTGTGACTTGATTGGTCTATATATCATATACGGGTGTCTACCAACTTTTACTGTAGAGTCTCCATTTTTATATGTAAGGTTTAAAATATTAAATCTCATTGATTGCCACATGTAATCACTTAAAGCTTTGTCATTTGAAAATGTCTGATTACCTGAAGTTGGATTTGCATATCCACTTCTCATTCCAGCTTCAAATGTTAAATTTTCAGTTAAATCTACAGCTCCAATTAATCTTAATCTATATCTATTGTGATAAGTGTACTTATTTGTAGTCTCAGTACCATC
This is a stretch of genomic DNA from Sulfurimonas sp. C5. It encodes these proteins:
- a CDS encoding bifunctional diguanylate cyclase/phosphodiesterase, whose translation is MDYKSTECHIHDDCKEKLELLDIAFQPIVNINTGKIYAVEALLRNFRDIGCRSIFEVFDIMYKEGRLYCFDLALRRKAIKKFTLIENYDNLKLFYNLDNRLFEMSDFTPGNTSKILQELNIKQENICFEISERHEVADIFGMEQVLQHYKNSNYCIAIDDFGVGYAGYKLLFDSTPDIIKIDRYFLQNIEKDTKKKMMVKSITHLAIDLGIKVIAEGVETEKEYLTCKEIGCHFAQGYFIQKPTLNVEEIQKKYPHVVEVIKNDKREKKGGNILKYIDHIEPIKSKYSMQKVVEYFKEKKNIPVVPVVNNSNEPVGIFYESQIKEYLYSPYGMSLLLNENKDTSRLKNFIVKCPSTDIRSDITTIIELYSNNAESSGIIITQNTSYVGFLSASNIIKIMHEENLLAARDQNPLTKMPGNRVVEKTISTLSCHKPHILCYFDLDNFKAYNDKYGFRNGDRIIQLFADILQKYLPSSFFKGHIGGDDFFVCSEVTQEEEYKQIESILATFENQAKTFYSPEDRKRGHITSTDREGKKKEFKLLSVSASVLYVNPNNSSQYTNLINNILSDQKKIAKTDQNRIVSSSLL
- a CDS encoding GNAT family N-acyltransferase, producing MIDIEQTLLNKYPRLKNSKLIKSAVSKFADSVIHQDEINKFMEKNVHLGSYEFIDEVLEYFNFNFYVNDKEIENIPATGRVVIIANHPLGALDALSLIKLVSKVRKDIKVVANDFLDIFENLRPLLLNVNAFTAKQKKESIEKVYEALENEEAIIIFPSGEVSRATPTGIKDKKWKKGFLKFAYRTHSPILPIYIGGKNSKTFYSVSALNKKLSTALLPNEMFKQRNNTIEMVVGELIPSENTMPKGIEQEQLIDLYKKHLYSLKSKKNYFLTQKAIAHPENPKMLRKELKSSQLLGETKDGKSIYLYSSDDKNSIVINEIGRLREVSFRKVGEGINKKRDIDKYDRYYKHIILWDNEELEIVGAYRIAECKEIVETKGVEALYTTTLFDFNENFLPYLDDAIELGRSFVQPKYWGSRALDYLWYGIGAYLKNNPQIHYMFGPVSLSAALPKTAKDMILYFYDQTYKDTQNLVTAKIPYNFKSDKDLTKTLTKEFASDDQKENFKILKRSLSSIGASVPTLYKQYSELCEEGGIQFCAYNVDPDFSDCIDSFIVVSIDKIKQKQKDRYFGL
- a CDS encoding ATP-binding protein, translating into MLKFHEIVLRKFLALFFVLSVIIGSIVYFWEYDFYLENTKKSLLQDIQLITLQINKDTDLDKLVQQVKEQLGIRITIIDADGIVIAESHKDKTQMENHRYREEIMQADLEEYGFKKRHSNTLNLDLLYVAKKYTIQEKTIYVRMAVELRGIIEKMLQLALKIFSALTLFFIAIFYVTYKINSQVEHEVSNIINFLKSMVKKQKSTFIQSEYSQEFALITKLLTKVSQIIVKQEKKKSKYTNKLKDLNKQKDDIISAISHEFKNPIAIVNGYSQTLLEDPNINQNIRQKFLTKIHNNGTKLSELIDTLRLSLKLDSHQQSLKVSTFSLGELLEDCAENIKINYPGREILINGPKEQQIHADPTMMSIVFSNLIENAIKYSEDEVVINFDHLHIDIIDTGIGISQKDLENITSKFYRVHKNTWNNSLGLGLFLVDNIIKLHSFKLTIASEENKGSTFTIHF
- a CDS encoding PhoU domain-containing protein; its protein translation is MLQTFKTSVNEVQEKLINIGNDLVTANEIIVDAITDCNVEKFNNARDYIKNISSKTNEIDNLIIKILALYTPEAKDLRQVVAYFKITNELSRACANTRSFIRGFTDICTDLEEDTISEYAIPMQNSTIRAVKTAVSMISCNDSDELRERYEEVLIEENKTDDLYSMIEKNLIQKAETSSGEFEKYHRMLRALRKSEKIAGRAISMANLLLYANVGGSLQAS
- the pstB gene encoding phosphate ABC transporter ATP-binding protein PstB, which encodes MAIMKIKKFSFTYAGVDNPSLKNINLPIEQNKITALIGPSGCGKSTLLRSLNRIHDLYPGNKYDGKIELLDLESGKYNNILDIKKENEFIKLRQQVGMIFQKPTPFPMSIFDNVAYGLKIAGIKNKTELQDRVEAALKGSALWKEVHDRLDKSAMGLSGGQQQRLCIARAVAVKPEVLLFDEPTSALDPISTGAIEELIVELKNEVSIAIVTHNMQQASRISDYTAFMYLGDLIEYDKTETIFLNPTEKQTEDYITGRFG
- the pstA gene encoding phosphate ABC transporter permease PstA produces the protein MRLLLNKIFLALSILSALIGLAFLGWILVTLFIKGLSSFHFSLFLNDLVEGGLRNLIIGQLILAALASLIGIPIGMTAGIYIQEYGRGRYASFIRDLSDVMMSAPSIVIGAFVYAVIVVPTGGTSGYAGSIALAIMMIPVVINTTDSMLSLVPRELREAGIALGASKYKVIINIVIKAAKVGIMTGILLAFARIIGETAPLLFTSETSNYFSLNLTESFPSLSVSIYNLANEPEQSSRDLAWAASFILTVLVLIINLSGRYITRHKK
- the pstC gene encoding phosphate ABC transporter permease subunit PstC, which produces MEKIFQKLSLSSASLVLVILIGIFITLFHAAKPAIDEFGLGFITDPDWNKEVVIDNAPVTPATTTNTDETADEDDWMLDDGLLNKNTKTVYGGWIPIVGSILSTLIALIFALPIAMGIAVFLSEIAPKNISNIVGIAIELLAAIPSIIFGMWGLYYFAPIIADIVGGYQVSLLTAGLVLGVMILPFMAAITRDSMNTTPSVLKESAYALGATKFEVIKDIIFPYSKVGIIGSIILALGRALGETMAVAFLIGSVFSLPGAINDPTISIPVAMANNFGEASGMGESALFYLALLLFVISFCVISLAKFYFLRKAK
- the pstS gene encoding phosphate ABC transporter substrate-binding protein PstS, yielding MTKMVKIALAATVLAGGLSASDVIKGSGASFPYSVYQKWIKAYNKETGVKIDYIKKGSSKGIKDAQARAVDFAGTDAPLSPKDLKENKLYQFPGVVGAITMGYNVPGLENLQLSRDAIVAISSGKVAYWDDAVIASANKGMKLPHEKVTFVHRADGSGTTYNYTYFLSKVSKDWRAEFGAKKALNWPGSQHIGGKTNSGVAALIKQTPFSVGYMDYADAKNNNIAMAAVENKAGKYIKPELKYFQAAAAKADLNPAKDFYAVIADPAGEDSYPMVAATFILVPAEKADMDKKVTTFYAWSYKNGQEIAKSLGFVPLPESLTAKIDTYWAEKGIK
- a CDS encoding putative porin: MNKIVLSALAALTLGVVAAEATPNPTLEPKNVAKVTGIEHDILERIHFSGDLRLRYESKETYYRDGTETTNKYTYHNRYRLRLIGAVDLTENLTFEAGMRSGYANPTSGNQTFSNDKALSDYMWQSMRFNILNLTYKNGDSTVKVGRHPYMIYRPIKSQLIWDNDLSFNGLSYNYENDSRIINVGANQPTYAERINSRDNVNLYFAQYVEKMKFDNSQLNLGAGIYYYDGLKGNTAMYYPEDDGKKMGNTFVTDLSGADVYENDFHIVEGFAELKFKDVFGKPFTVAAGVAYNAAASNKNFGYDLAFQIGKAKNVHDWQVKYSYTDIQEDAVLGDHSDSDNFGGGSAARGHAIRTKYKFGKNTYLAGTFFYNTLYGQRNGSTKPAADYERVQLDAIIKF